The window TGGAAAACCTGCAGATGCAGATGAGCCAGAACGGCCAGGGCCAGCAGGGCGGCGAAGGCCAGCAAATGATGCAGGAGTTGCAGGACACTTTGCGTCAGCAACAGGATCTTGCGGATGACAGTTTCCAGCAACTTCAGCGCGAGTTCCAGCAGCAGGGACAGCAAGGCCAACAAGGGCAGCAGGGACAGCAAGGTCAGCAGGGCCAACACGGACAGCAGGGGCAACAGCCCGGCCAAGAGGGACAAGGCGGCAGCCAGTTCGGTCAAAATAATCAGCCCGGACAGGGCCAGGGTCAAGGTAGACAGGGCGAGGGGCAGGGGTTGAGCGCCGAGGAACTCGGGCGTCGGCAGGAAGCCTTGCGCGGTATGCTGGACGACCTTCGCGGTCGCCTGCCTGGGCCGAGTTCCGAAGAGGGGCAGAATGCACGACGTTCGCTGGAAGATGCAGAACGCAACATGGGTGAAGCCCGCGATAATCTGAACGAGGGCGATCTGCCGGGTGCACTGGATAGACAGGCCGACGCGATCGATTCATTGCGCGACGGTTTGCGGGGATTGGGCGAAGAACTGCAACAACAGGCCCAGCAAAACCAGGGCCAGTCGGGCCAGAACAGTGGCGAAGGCCTTGCACGCGACAATCGCGATCCACTTGGCCGACCGAATGCGGCAACGGGTACGCTGCGAGACGAGGGACGGATGCTCGATGATCTCAATGCTCTGGAACGCGCTCAGGAGCTTTTTGACGAAATCAGGCGGCGGGCGTCAGAAAGGGAGCGACCGGAGCAGGAACTGGACTATCTGCGGCGTCTGCTGGATCGCTTCTGACATGCTTGAAAGGCAAACTTATTCCGAGGTCGTTGCCGCTTCGTCCTGGAAAGATGCGAGTTGTTCCGAAACAAAGGTCTTCACAACGCCAAACGTATCGGCAACCCAAATTCGTGCGGAGTCGACTCCGGCCTCGTACTGAGCCAACGCAGGTTGCGCTGCCGGGAATGATGCGCCGATCTCATCGCGTGCGAAATAAATGCCGAACGCGATGAGAAACAGGAATACAGCCGTCACGAAGCCCCACCTGCCTCCTCCAGTTGGAGTGCGCTCCCGCTCGTATTCCTGAAGTGCGGCCGCCAGTTCGCTCTGGTTGACTGCGGCGCCTCTTTTGCCACGGTGAGCCTTTACCGGTTCATCCTCATCGTCTTCGACGTCAATGCCGGCCATGTCGATGGCATGGGAAAGGTCACGCCGACCGGTCGGACGCCGCGTGTAGGTGTCGTCATCGTCGTAATCGCTGTCCGCTTCGGAAAGCTGTTCGCGCAGCGACTTGATGAGGTCTTCCTCGGAGTCGTCGTCGGCGATCGGAGCGGGCGGTTCTTCATCCTGGCTGAATGTTCGGCGATGGCTGGCGATTTCTGCTTTCACCTTGTCTGCAGGTGTGCCGATGGCAGCGTCGCGAATGGCCACTTCTTCCTGTACCGCCGCGCGAATTGCTTCGCGTTCGTCGTCCGGCAGGGATTGCGAAGGCCTTTGCGATGTGTCCACAGGATTGTCGAGAGCCAGCGGCTCGTCTTCCACCTTCTGCTGAGTCCAGCGCGTATTGCACTGGGCACATTGCACCGCGCGTCCTTCGCTGGTGAAAAGTCTTCCATCGACCTCGTACTGGGCAGAACAGTTAGGGCAGACAATCCGCATAGGTGTTTCCTTCAAACCGGCCGCGACATACGAAAACCGTTCAGCGCGGAAGAGTTACCGCAGTTTTAACAACCTTGCAGAGGCTTGCAAGCTTGCTTGCTTCTGCCCTTGGCACGGATTGTGGTGCGTGGCATATGCTGCGTGACAGGGAGATGGACCGTGATCGCATTCGACGCAGCCAAATTCGACTATGGTCAGGGGCCAATCCTCTTAGATCTTTCAGTAAATCTCGAGCCTGGCGGCTTTTATTTCCTGACGGGACCGTCCGGTTCAGGCAAAACGACATTTCTGCGTCTCTGCTATCTCGATTTGCAGGTTCAAGAGGGCATACAAACGCTTTTCGGCGAGGACGTCGTGGGTCTGGAACGTGACGCGGCGGCGCGGATGCGCCAGAGGATCGGCGTAATACCTCAGGTCTGCCGGTTCTTGGATCATCTCTCTGTCAGGGAAAACGTTGCGCTTCCGCTGGACGTAACGGGGCGGCGCTCGGCACAGAGGATGGAGAATGTTGACGACCTTCTAACTTGGGTCGGGCTGATTGAAAGATCCCATTCGAGTCCCCGGGAACTGTCGGGAGGAGAGATGCAGAGGGCGGCGCTGGCGCGCGCGGTTATCCTTTCACCGGACCTTGTCATCGCCGATGAACCTACGGGCAACGTGGACAGGGAGATGGGTCGGCGCCTCCTGGACCTGTTGGTGGAATTGAACCGTATGGGACGGACAATTCTGGTAGCCACGCATGACCTTGATCTGATCCGCGCGACGAAATCGGAAGTTCCAACCCGTGTGTTGCGTCTTTCGCAAGGCCGAATTGTACAGGCGGGATCGGAACTGTGAGCGGCGTCATTCTGAAGATACGGTCGCTAGGGCCTTCGGCCGCTGACAAGATCGTACCGCCCACCGGAGCCACGGCGCGGCTAACGATTTTTGTGGCGGCGGCGATGGCATTTATGGCGGTTTTTGCGATAGCTGCCAGTCTCGCCAGCGCGCGATTGGCAGACCGATGGGAGGACGCACTGGACGGGGTGGCCAGCATCGAGGTGACCTCGGGTGACAGCGCAGATGTTGAACGGGTACTGGCGGTGCTGGAAACCACACCGGGAGTCCTCGAGCCCGAGGTTGTCAGTGAAACACGTCAGCGCGAACTGCTCTCGCCATGGTTCGGTGAGGATTTCCCGCTTGAAGGCCTGCTGCTGCCGCGTCTGGTGGAGCTGCGCGAAGGATCGGATCTAGACAGGCAGGGCCTGGTGCTCCGTCTAGGCGAGGAGGTTCCGACGGCAGTGTATCACAACGCCAGCGACTGGCAGGCCCAGGTTGCGCGTGATGCGGGCAAAGTGGGTGCTGCTGCATTCGGTCTTTTGGTGCTGACTGCCGGCGTGGTGGCCGCGCTTATCACGTTGGCGTCCACAAGTAGCCTTGTCGCCCAGGCCAGCGTCATCGAGACCTTACGTCTGATAGGTGCCGAGGACGAATTCATTGCACGCGCTTTCGTTCGCCGATTCACCATGAGAGGTTTCGCCGGTGCGGCGTGTGGTACTGTGATTGGTATCCTGTTGCTCCTGATCCT of the Algicella marina genome contains:
- a CDS encoding cell division protein FtsX, which encodes MSGVILKIRSLGPSAADKIVPPTGATARLTIFVAAAMAFMAVFAIAASLASARLADRWEDALDGVASIEVTSGDSADVERVLAVLETTPGVLEPEVVSETRQRELLSPWFGEDFPLEGLLLPRLVELREGSDLDRQGLVLRLGEEVPTAVYHNASDWQAQVARDAGKVGAAAFGLLVLTAGVVAALITLASTSSLVAQASVIETLRLIGAEDEFIARAFVRRFTMRGFAGAACGTVIGILLLLILTRGDGSFLSELRPAGPWGWLLFILIPFFAGLIALASTMLATRRILARLM
- a CDS encoding zinc-ribbon domain-containing protein, which gives rise to MRIVCPNCSAQYEVDGRLFTSEGRAVQCAQCNTRWTQQKVEDEPLALDNPVDTSQRPSQSLPDDEREAIRAAVQEEVAIRDAAIGTPADKVKAEIASHRRTFSQDEEPPAPIADDDSEEDLIKSLREQLSEADSDYDDDDTYTRRPTGRRDLSHAIDMAGIDVEDDEDEPVKAHRGKRGAAVNQSELAAALQEYERERTPTGGGRWGFVTAVFLFLIAFGIYFARDEIGASFPAAQPALAQYEAGVDSARIWVADTFGVVKTFVSEQLASFQDEAATTSE
- a CDS encoding cell division ATP-binding protein FtsE yields the protein MIAFDAAKFDYGQGPILLDLSVNLEPGGFYFLTGPSGSGKTTFLRLCYLDLQVQEGIQTLFGEDVVGLERDAAARMRQRIGVIPQVCRFLDHLSVRENVALPLDVTGRRSAQRMENVDDLLTWVGLIERSHSSPRELSGGEMQRAALARAVILSPDLVIADEPTGNVDREMGRRLLDLLVELNRMGRTILVATHDLDLIRATKSEVPTRVLRLSQGRIVQAGSEL